Genomic window (Leptospira barantonii):
GTAAGATCGTGAAATGCTCCGAATATTTCTCGGAACAAATCTCGGATCACTTCTTCGTCGTCTAAAAAAAGAATTCGCATTGGATCTACCGATCTCAAACATTACATTTCCCGAATAGATCCGTCAAGATATTATCAGTCTAAATTATCTAGTTTGTCCAGGTTATAATTTGCGAGAATTTTCTGATTCAGGCCTTGGAGTTGTTCTTTTTCAAACGTCGCAATCCGATTTCCTGAAAAACGAAACACGATATGTTGGTCTCGATTCTCCTTTAGAATTTCCTTAAGATCGGAAAGCGAACGAACCGCTTTGTCGTTCACGGATTCCAAAATCTGATCCTGAAAATCGTGAAAGCCTTGATTGGAAGAATCGGGAAACACTCTGCTGATGAATACGAGTCGATTTTTTTCGGGATGAGTTTTCTTGTTGAAGGATTCGTATAGATAAAGAAGTTTTTTATCCGAATTCTCGCGATACTTGTCGCCGGATTCCTTCAAATAAGCTCCCGTAAGTTCGGTGAAAAAAAGTCCGCCGCTGATCAGATAAGCGGGAGGTTTTGTTCCGGATTTGGAAGGTATAAAGAAAAATTCTTCCGTATAACTTTTTAAGGAATAGGTGACCTCTCTTCTTTTTCCGGCGCGAAAAACTCCGAGCGTAACCGATGTACCCGGAAGCGCGATATGATGGTTTCTCGTAAGAATTCTGGAAAGAATTTCCTGTTTATCCGGTTGATGGGAAAATCCCTGACCGTTGACGCTGTAGATCGCATCACCAGGAAATAAGTTGTGAACCGGACCGACTCCGGGAAGAACCTCGGAAACCACGACCCCGTATGAAGAATCCGGAAAATAAAATTTTCTTTCGGGACCCGTAAGAGCGTCGTCGAAGGAGAATCCGGGATGAGAAATCGGATTGCTCGAAGCTCCGTTTGCGAAAGCGGAAAGATATTCCGAGGGAACGTTCCAACGTCCGTCCGAATATCCGCAAATTATGTTTTTCGAATATAAGAATTTTCTTTCTCCGCCTTCCTCCCTGGATTGTCTGCTCATCCTG
Coding sequences:
- a CDS encoding PDZ domain-containing protein, whose translation is MISFFSKRAFYLFQIAAIVLLSFTLPTSLEAETILVHFRKFSHQNPWQKGSHYERKVPAVVVDPDFLLALLPPGELPLFSEMNPDTRPGTRLYIFKHDPETGLALFSHKGKFSAKRKAYLGGAHHSTCSGFFPKLEWSHPDFSNSILRMSRQSREEGGERKFLYSKNIICGYSDGRWNVPSEYLSAFANGASSNPISHPGFSFDDALTGPERKFYFPDSSYGVVVSEVLPGVGPVHNLFPGDAIYSVNGQGFSHQPDKQEILSRILTRNHHIALPGTSVTLGVFRAGKRREVTYSLKSYTEEFFFIPSKSGTKPPAYLISGGLFFTELTGAYLKESGDKYRENSDKKLLYLYESFNKKTHPEKNRLVFISRVFPDSSNQGFHDFQDQILESVNDKAVRSLSDLKEILKENRDQHIVFRFSGNRIATFEKEQLQGLNQKILANYNLDKLDNLD